The following are encoded together in the Dyella terrae genome:
- a CDS encoding DUF6229 family protein — MQFDDIVSSWLNGEDSFGGHANPAGPLYIQGAGATEAALTSDKTVKSMLTSVGTTCSTCSIHTSGGGCACC; from the coding sequence ATGCAATTCGATGACATCGTTTCCAGCTGGCTGAATGGTGAAGACAGCTTTGGCGGCCACGCCAATCCGGCCGGTCCGCTCTATATCCAGGGAGCTGGAGCTACCGAGGCCGCATTGACGAGCGACAAAACCGTCAAGAGCATGCTCACCTCGGTCGGAACGACGTGCTCGACCTGCTCGATCCACACGAGCGGCGGTGGTTGCGCCTGCTGTTGA
- the tig gene encoding trigger factor, protein MQVSVENVGKLERKLTVKFPADRFESQVSARIAEMGRTVRLKGFRPGKVPTAVIQQRFGDQVRGEVLSDLIGSTLREAVNQENLRPIANPAIDTTGRPENGEIAYTATFEVMPEFPEVDIAKLEISRPVAEVTDADIEKMIETLRLQRRSFDPVERASVEGDFVMFEYSAQAGDYRFPTEGLERAGSVLGSGNLFKALDDVLTGRKADEEFDADVVFPADFRNESLAGKTAQCHFKVIKVQEPKLPEVDGDFAQLFGITDGDLEKFHKEVRANLERELKATLMARLKSEVAEKLANAHPDLDVPNVMVQSEAHALAQGSIPRGQQVPPQLLDAAAPVARKRVIAGLLMGEIARKQALVIDRTRIAEQLAAIASTYEEPEKVVELYNRDPQLMSGLQNRVMEDQVAEWVADHATTTVQNLGFDEVMRPVSA, encoded by the coding sequence ATGCAGGTTTCGGTTGAAAACGTCGGCAAGCTCGAGCGCAAGCTCACGGTGAAGTTCCCCGCGGACCGTTTCGAGTCGCAGGTGAGCGCCCGCATCGCCGAGATGGGTCGCACGGTGCGCCTGAAGGGCTTCCGCCCGGGCAAGGTGCCGACCGCAGTGATCCAGCAGCGTTTCGGTGATCAGGTGCGTGGCGAAGTGCTCTCCGACCTGATCGGTAGCACGCTGCGCGAAGCCGTCAACCAGGAAAATCTGCGTCCCATCGCCAACCCTGCGATCGACACGACGGGTCGCCCGGAAAACGGCGAAATCGCCTATACCGCCACCTTTGAGGTGATGCCGGAGTTCCCGGAAGTCGACATCGCAAAGCTCGAGATCAGCCGCCCGGTGGCCGAAGTCACTGATGCCGACATCGAGAAGATGATCGAAACCCTGCGTCTGCAGCGTCGCAGCTTCGACCCGGTCGAACGCGCCTCGGTCGAGGGTGATTTCGTGATGTTCGAATACTCCGCGCAGGCGGGTGACTACCGCTTCCCGACGGAAGGCCTGGAGCGGGCCGGCAGCGTGCTCGGCTCGGGCAACCTGTTCAAGGCGCTGGACGACGTGCTCACCGGCCGCAAGGCTGACGAAGAGTTCGATGCCGACGTCGTGTTCCCGGCCGATTTCCGCAATGAAAGCCTGGCCGGCAAGACCGCCCAGTGCCACTTTAAGGTCATTAAGGTGCAGGAGCCGAAGCTGCCGGAAGTGGACGGCGACTTTGCCCAGTTGTTCGGTATCACCGACGGTGATCTGGAGAAGTTCCACAAGGAAGTCCGCGCCAACCTTGAGCGCGAGCTGAAGGCCACCCTGATGGCTCGCCTGAAGTCCGAAGTGGCGGAGAAGCTGGCCAACGCCCATCCGGACCTGGATGTGCCGAACGTGATGGTGCAGTCCGAGGCCCATGCGCTGGCGCAGGGCAGCATCCCGCGTGGCCAGCAGGTGCCGCCGCAGCTGCTCGATGCAGCCGCCCCGGTTGCTCGCAAGCGCGTTATCGCCGGTCTGCTGATGGGCGAGATTGCCCGCAAGCAGGCGCTGGTCATCGACCGCACCCGCATCGCCGAGCAGCTGGCCGCCATTGCCTCGACCTACGAGGAGCCGGAGAAGGTTGTTGAACTTTACAACCGTGACCCCCAACTGATGTCCGGGCTGCAGAATCGCGTCATGGAAGATCAGGTGGCGGAGTGGGTGGCTGATCACGCCACGACTACCGTCCAGAACCTGGGCTTCGACGAGGTGATGCGCCCGGTCAGTGCCTGA
- the clpP gene encoding ATP-dependent Clp endopeptidase proteolytic subunit ClpP codes for MAMDPIQNLNLVPIVVEQTARGERSYDIYSRLLKERVIFLVGEVNDQVANLLVAQMLFLESENPDKDIHLYINSPGGAVTAGLAIYDTMQFVKPDVSTMCIGQACSAASLLLMAGAKGKRYSLPNSRVMIHQPSGGARGQATDIEIQAQEILYLRRRLNDIYVQHTGQPLDKIERDMERDRFMSAEAAKEYGLIDQVLDRRAIESVKSG; via the coding sequence ATGGCTATGGACCCGATCCAAAACCTTAACCTGGTACCGATCGTCGTCGAGCAGACCGCCCGCGGCGAGCGTTCGTACGACATCTATTCGCGCCTCCTGAAGGAGCGCGTGATCTTCCTTGTGGGCGAGGTGAACGATCAGGTCGCCAACCTGCTGGTCGCGCAGATGCTGTTCCTTGAGTCGGAAAACCCGGACAAGGACATCCATCTGTACATCAACAGCCCGGGCGGTGCCGTCACCGCCGGGTTGGCGATCTACGACACGATGCAGTTCGTCAAGCCGGACGTAAGCACCATGTGCATCGGCCAGGCCTGCAGTGCGGCCTCGTTGCTGCTCATGGCGGGCGCCAAGGGCAAGCGCTACTCGTTGCCCAACTCGCGCGTGATGATTCACCAGCCGTCGGGCGGTGCCCGCGGCCAGGCGACCGACATCGAGATCCAGGCCCAGGAGATTCTGTACCTGCGCCGCCGTCTGAACGACATTTACGTTCAGCATACCGGTCAGCCCCTGGACAAGATCGAGCGGGACATGGAGCGAGACCGCTTCATGAGCGCCGAGGCGGCCAAGGAGTACGGCCTGATCGATCAGGTGCTCGACCGCCGTGCCATCGAATCGGTGAAATCGGGCTGA
- a CDS encoding ribonuclease D, translated as MQAKTSKRSPLPAHGPRQLFDTQIAAAFVGMGLGISYRALVAELAGAELDKGETRSDWLQRPLTDSQCAYATLDVVYLKTVHEQLAERLAQRDRTAWHAEDCERLKQRACYRGGDPQPQRGFRSASDWRPEQRALLRRVLLWRDQSARTLDRPRPWLLEDAAAMSLVQQPPRSANELDTRTRGQRALRSPQRAELLDLLQQAVDADEVAATDAIPESPQGEAKRALTAMKDCVDKRAGELDLPPGLLCPRKVLEEYVVTAKWPDFLEGWRREALFEPLSRLLP; from the coding sequence GTGCAAGCGAAGACCTCGAAGCGCTCTCCCCTTCCTGCCCACGGGCCCCGCCAACTATTCGATACGCAGATCGCCGCCGCCTTTGTGGGCATGGGGCTGGGCATCAGTTATCGCGCACTCGTGGCCGAATTGGCCGGCGCGGAACTGGACAAGGGCGAAACGCGCTCCGACTGGTTGCAGCGCCCCCTCACCGATTCGCAGTGCGCCTATGCCACGCTGGACGTGGTCTATCTCAAGACCGTGCACGAACAATTGGCCGAACGACTCGCGCAGCGCGACCGCACGGCATGGCATGCCGAGGATTGCGAACGCCTGAAGCAGCGCGCCTGCTATCGCGGGGGCGATCCGCAACCGCAGCGTGGCTTCCGCAGCGCCTCGGATTGGCGTCCCGAGCAACGCGCCCTGCTGCGTCGCGTGCTGCTGTGGCGCGACCAGTCCGCACGTACACTCGATCGGCCTCGGCCCTGGCTGCTCGAAGATGCCGCCGCGATGAGCCTGGTGCAGCAACCGCCGCGCTCCGCCAACGAGCTCGACACACGTACGCGTGGTCAGCGTGCGCTGCGCTCGCCGCAGCGGGCTGAACTGCTTGACCTGCTGCAGCAGGCAGTCGATGCCGACGAGGTCGCTGCCACCGACGCCATTCCCGAGTCGCCGCAGGGCGAAGCAAAGCGCGCCCTCACAGCCATGAAGGATTGCGTGGACAAACGTGCCGGCGAACTGGACCTGCCCCCCGGCCTACTGTGCCCGCGCAAGGTGCTGGAGGAATACGTAGTCACCGCCAAATGGCCTGACTTCCTTGAGGGATGGCGCCGCGAAGCCCTGTTCGAGCCGTTGAGCCGCCTGCTTCCCTGA
- a CDS encoding SUMF1/EgtB/PvdO family nonheme iron enzyme: MPSKETVRRQRSFGGAVGVAVLGLALVYHFFPRVFHVEPSATATHRAMNLGPMTPVAPASSSRLPEPSEVDAGPPLTLAPTDVVVARLSKKNTNLPDQLSADTPEIEALIARADKALKAGQLAGDPSSAAALFALALKDKPDSRRAAQGLFEVRARLVAEINQDVAVGDADSAGDLLDTLKLIPDSTDDVNQLQGKLKVLTQVRPLLAKAAALLQQGNADQPAGNNALELYRQVQQLDPDNAVASQGTLQVQRAILDRALAAVAQNDFKAADQALTEAGQMAPDSQALRDVHGRVDSMRQARANGLLAQARSALDAGNLALAQQLADQAKVISPDLAGLNEFAERLTNARLYASYKPGQVFTDRFADIPGQTPSMLVIPTGSFQMGAPDNESGREDAETPQHEVTIAKGFALSRTSVTVGQFREFVRASGYQPDSVKLGGASVYDEGTGAMRDDSSATWQNDYAGKNADSRLPVVNVSWNDARAYVDWLSQRTGKTYRLPSEAEFEYALRGGTTTRYWWGDGAPTGKVENLTGSGDRSPSGRRWSNAFQGYRDGYWGPAPAMSFAPNAFGLYDMDGNVSEWVQDCWHDSYLRAPRDGSAWVNPGCGVRVVRGGSWGSSPDQVRSAYRQGADASVRSGRVGFRVLREL, encoded by the coding sequence ATGCCGAGCAAGGAAACCGTACGACGACAGAGATCCTTCGGCGGTGCCGTGGGTGTCGCCGTGCTGGGGCTCGCACTCGTCTATCACTTTTTCCCGCGGGTGTTCCACGTCGAGCCGTCGGCCACTGCTACGCATCGCGCGATGAATCTTGGCCCGATGACGCCGGTAGCGCCGGCATCGTCGTCGCGCCTGCCGGAGCCGTCGGAGGTGGATGCGGGGCCGCCGCTGACCTTGGCGCCCACGGACGTCGTGGTGGCGCGCCTGAGCAAGAAGAACACCAACCTTCCCGATCAGCTGAGTGCAGATACGCCTGAGATCGAGGCGCTGATCGCGCGTGCCGATAAGGCACTGAAGGCCGGTCAGTTGGCGGGCGATCCGAGCAGTGCCGCGGCGCTGTTCGCGCTGGCGCTCAAGGACAAGCCCGATAGCCGCCGGGCCGCCCAAGGGCTGTTCGAAGTGCGCGCGCGCCTGGTTGCCGAGATCAACCAGGATGTCGCCGTGGGTGATGCGGATTCGGCCGGCGACCTACTCGATACGCTCAAGCTCATTCCAGATTCCACGGACGACGTGAACCAGCTTCAAGGCAAGCTGAAGGTGCTGACCCAGGTCCGTCCGTTGCTTGCGAAGGCGGCGGCGTTGTTGCAGCAAGGCAATGCCGACCAGCCGGCCGGGAACAATGCACTGGAACTCTATCGGCAGGTCCAGCAGCTGGATCCGGATAACGCGGTGGCCTCGCAGGGCACTCTGCAGGTGCAGCGCGCCATCCTCGATCGCGCACTGGCCGCCGTGGCACAGAACGACTTCAAGGCCGCTGATCAAGCGCTGACCGAGGCGGGGCAGATGGCACCCGATTCACAGGCACTACGTGACGTGCATGGTCGCGTCGATAGCATGCGGCAGGCGCGGGCCAACGGCTTGCTTGCGCAGGCGCGCTCAGCGCTTGATGCGGGCAACCTCGCGCTGGCACAGCAATTGGCGGACCAGGCCAAGGTCATCAGTCCGGATCTGGCGGGCCTCAACGAATTCGCCGAGCGGCTCACCAACGCGCGCCTCTATGCAAGCTACAAGCCGGGGCAGGTCTTTACTGACCGTTTTGCTGACATCCCGGGGCAGACGCCGTCGATGTTGGTTATCCCTACTGGCAGTTTTCAGATGGGCGCGCCTGACAACGAATCCGGGCGCGAGGATGCCGAGACGCCGCAACACGAAGTCACTATCGCCAAGGGTTTCGCGCTGTCGCGCACGTCAGTCACCGTGGGACAGTTCCGCGAGTTCGTTCGGGCCAGCGGCTATCAGCCTGACTCGGTCAAGCTGGGTGGCGCCAGCGTGTACGACGAGGGCACCGGCGCCATGCGCGACGATTCCAGTGCTACCTGGCAGAACGACTACGCGGGCAAAAACGCGGATAGTCGACTCCCCGTGGTCAACGTGTCCTGGAACGACGCCAGGGCCTACGTGGACTGGCTAAGCCAGCGAACCGGCAAGACTTACCGCCTGCCCAGCGAGGCCGAATTCGAGTATGCCCTGCGCGGTGGCACCACGACCCGCTATTGGTGGGGGGATGGGGCACCAACGGGCAAGGTGGAAAATCTCACGGGCTCGGGAGACCGCTCGCCTAGCGGTCGGCGCTGGAGCAATGCCTTCCAGGGGTATCGCGACGGTTACTGGGGGCCTGCGCCGGCCATGAGCTTTGCGCCAAATGCTTTCGGCTTGTACGACATGGACGGCAATGTCTCCGAATGGGTGCAGGACTGTTGGCACGATAGCTACCTGCGCGCGCCCCGCGATGGCAGTGCCTGGGTCAATCCGGGGTGTGGCGTTCGGGTAGTACGTGGCGGTTCGTGGGGAAGTTCGCCGGATCAAGTGCGCTCGGCCTATCGGCAGGGCGCCGACGCGAGCGTGCGCAGCGGGCGCGTTGGCTTCCGTGTGCTGCGGGAGTTGTGA